One Tripterygium wilfordii isolate XIE 37 chromosome 10, ASM1340144v1, whole genome shotgun sequence DNA segment encodes these proteins:
- the LOC120008109 gene encoding exopolygalacturonase-like has protein sequence MGLKFNAVAAFLVFCILNANAQVFDITKYGAGGGDATQAVQKAWTEACASATPSKLVIPKGDFNVAQLKLEGPCKAPIEIQLQGTLKAPVSMGNLQNTDGWISISQVEGFTMNGGGVIDGQGAEAWKKNDCDKNPKCSGLPMNLRLNFITHGMITDVTTKDSKNFHVNVLGCKNITFQHFTVSAPETSINTDGIHIGRSVGVNIIDTSIQTGDDCVSIGDGSQQVSITGVTCGPGHGISIGSLGRYPNEEPVKGITVKNCTITKTMNGVRIKTWPASPPGSATDMHFEDITMNEVGNPILIDQGYCPYNQCTANVPSKVKISNVSFKNIRGTSSTKVVSKLACSPGLQCDQVVVSDIDLTYSGPEGAAESQCSNVKPQITGKQNPPACAAPATATATA, from the exons atgggTTTGAAGTTCAATGCAGTGGCAGCTTTTCTGGTATTCTGCATTCTTAATGCAAATGCCCAGGTGTTCGATATAACAAAATATGGCGCAGGCGGTGGAGACGCCACCCAGGCAGTTCAAAAAGCTTGGACAGAGGCCTGTGCATCTGCTACACCAAGCAAACTTGTGATTCCAAAGGGGGATTTCAACGTAGCGCAATTGAAATTGGAAGGACCTTGTAAGGCACCTATTGAGATTCAACTCCAAGGCACATTGAAGGCCCCAGTGAGTATGGGTAATTTACAGAATACTGATGGTTGGATTAGCATCAGTCAGGTTGAAGGCTTTACGATGAATGGTGGTGGAGTTATCGATGGCCAAGGCGCGGAAGCTTGGAAGAAAAATGACTGTGACAAGAACCCCAAATGCAGCGGCCTTCCTATG AATCTCAGGTTAAATTTCATCACACATGGGATGATTACAGATGTAACCACAAAAGATAGCAAGAACTTCCATGTCAATGTTTTGGGATGCAAGAACATTACTTTCCAACATTTCACTGTTTCCGCCCCGGAAACGAGCATCAACACTGATGGAATCCACATTGGACGATCAGTCGGGGTCAACATTATCGATACCAGCATTCAGACTGGTGATGATTGTGTCTCAATTGGCGATGGCAGCCAACAAGTCAGCATCACAGGAGTGACCTGTGGACCAGGTCATGGCATCAGCATTGGAAGTCTCGGAAGGTACCCCAATGAGGAGCCTGTGAAAGGAATCACAGTCAAGAACTGCACCATCACCAAGACAATGAACGGTGTGAGGATCAAGACATGGCCTGCTTCTCCACCTGGGTCTGCAACTGACATGCATTTTGAGGACATTACCATGAATGAAGTTGGCAACCCAATTCTCATTGATCAAGGCTACTGTCCTTACAATCAATGCACAGCAAAC GTACCATCAAAGGTGAAGATCAGCAATGTTAGCTTCAAGAACATCAGGGGAACTTCTTCAACTAAAGTAGTTTCAAAGCTGGCTTGCAGTCCTGGATTACAATGTGACCAAGTTGTGGTGAGTGACATTGATCTCACATACAGTGGACCTGAAGGTGCTGCAGAGTCTCAATGTTCCAATGTTAAGCCTCAGATTACTGGAAAGCAGAACCCACCAGCCTGTGCTGCCCCtgccaccgccaccgccacgGCTTAA